GTGCGGTAGAAGCACTGCACCGGGCACACGGCCATGCAGGGCGCGTCGGAGCAATGCATGCAGGCCACCGAGATCGACTTCTCGCCCGGCACCCCGTCGTTGAGCGTGACCACGCGGCGGCGGTTCACGCCCCACGGCACCTCGTTCTCGTTCTTGCAGGCCGTCACGCAGCCGTTGCACTCGATGCAACGCTCGGCGTCGCAGACAAATTTCATTCGTGCCATGACCGGTCCTTAGGCTTTCTCGACGTTGCAGATCGTCGTTTTCGTTTCTTGCATCATCGTCACGCTGTCGTAGCCGTACGTGGTGCCGGTGTTGATCGCCTCGCCGCGCACCACGGGGTGCGCGCCGGTCGGGTAGTAGGGCAGCATGTCCACGCCCTGCCAGTGGCCGGAGAAGTGGAAGGGCATGAAGACGGTGTCGGGCCCGACGCGCTCGGTCACCTGGGCCTGCACGTTGAGCTTGGCGCCCGTGGGCGTGTGGACCCAGGCGCGCGCGCCGTTCACGATGCCCTTCTCCGCCGCGACCTTCGGGTTGATCTCGATGAACATCTCCTGCTGCAGTTCGGCCAGCCAGGGGTTCGAGCGCGTCTCTTCGCCGCCGCCTTCGTACTCGACCAGGCGACCGGAGGTGAGCACCAGCGGGAACTTGTCGGCCACCTTGTCGGCGATGTTCTTCTGCTGGATCGACTTGTACAGCGTGGGCAGCCGCCAGAACGCCATCTTGTCGTCGTGGGTCGGGTACTTGGCCATCAGGTCCGGCCGGTTGCCGTAGAGCGGCTCGCGGTGCTGCGGGATCGGGTCCGGGAAGTTCCAGACGATCGCGCGGGCCTTCGCATTGCCGAAGGGGTGGCAGCCGTGGTTCTTCATGAACACGCGGATCATGCCGCCCGAGTTGTCGGTCTTCCAGTTCTTGCCCTCGGCGGCCTTCTTCTCCGGCTCGGTGAGTTCGTCCCACCAGCCGAGCTTCTTGAGCAGCAGGTGGTCGAGCTCGGGATAGCCGGTGGTGATGTCGGCGCCCAGCGAATGCGAGCCGTCTTCGGCCAGCAGGTTCTGGCCGTCGCGCTCCACGCCGAAGTTCGCGCGGAAGTTGCCGCCGCCGTCCATCACGTGCTTGCTCGTGTCGTACAGGTTGGGCGAGCCCGGGTGCTTGAGTTCGGGTGTGCCGTAGCAGGGCCACGGCAGGCCGAAGTAGTCGCCCGACAGGTCGTAGCCGTTGACCTTGTCCTTGACCGGCCCCTTGACCTTGAGCGTGCGCACGTCGAAGGCCGCCATGTTGCGCATGTGCGCCTGCAGGCGTTCCGGGCTCTGGCCGGTGTAGCCGGCGGCCCAGCAGCTCTTGTTGATCTCGCGCAGGATGTCTTCGGGCACGGGCTCGTCCATGCCGTGGACCTTCTGCATCTTGAAGTTCTTGCTCAGCTCCTTGCCGAAGCCGAAGCGGTCGGCGAACTGCTGCATGATCATGTGGTCGCTGCGGCTCTCCCACAGCGGCTCGATCACCTTCTCGCGCCACTGGATCGAACGGTTCGACGCAGTGACGGAACCGCTGGTCTCGAACTGCGTGCAGGCCGGCAGCAGGTAGACGGCGCGGTTCGGGTTCAGGTCGCCGGCCGCACCGGGCATGGCCGCCATCGCAGCGGTGGCCGACGGGTACGGGTCGACCACCACCAGCAGGTCGAGCTTGTCCATCGCCTTCTTCATCTCCAGACCCCGGGTCTGCGAGTTGGGCGAATGGCCCCAGTAGACGACGCCGCGCAGGTTGGAATCCTGGTCGATCAGCTCGTTCTTCTCCAGCACGCCGTCGATCCAGCGCGACAGCGTGATGCCGGGCTTGGTCATCATCGCGGGCGATGCGAAGCGGCCCTTGAGCCACTCGTAGTCCACGCCCCACGCATTGGCGAAATGCCGCCACGACCCGTCCACCAGGCCGTAGTACGACGGCAGCGAATCGGGGTTGGGGCCGACGTCGGTCGCGCCCTGCACGTTGTCGTGGCCGCGGAAGATGTTGGTACCGCCACCCGACTTGCCGACGTTGCCCAGCGCCAGCTGCAGGATGCAGGAGGCGCGCACGATCGCGTTGCCGATGGTGTGCTGCGTCTGGCCCATGCACCAGACGATGGTGCCGGGACGGTTCTCGTTGAGCCAGGTCGCGACCTTCAGGACCTGCGCTTCCTTCACGCCGCAGGCCTCTTCGACCTTGTCCGGCGTCCACTTGGTCATGACCTCTTCGCGCACCTTCTCCATGCCGAAGACGCGGTCGTGGAGGTACTTCTTGTCCTCCCAGCCGTTCTTGAAGATGTGGTGCAGCACGCCGAAGAGGAAGGCGATGTCCGAGCCGGAGCGGATGCGCACGTACTCGTCGGACTTGGCCGCGGTGCGGGTGTAGCGCGGGTCGACCACGATCACCTTGCAGCCGTTTTCCTTGGCGTGCAGCAGGTGCAGCATGCTCACCGGATGCGCCTCGGCCGCATTGGAGCCGATGTACAGCGCCACCTTGGCGCCGCGCATGTCGTTGTACGAATTGGTCATGGCGCCGTAGCCCCATGTGTTCGCCACGCCCGCGACGGTGGTCGAGTGGCAGATGCGCGCCTGGTGGTCGCAGTTGTTGCTGCCGAAGAAGCTGACGAACTTGCGCAGCAGGTAGGCCTGCTCGTTGCTGTGCTTGGACGAGCCGATCCAGTAGACCGAATCGGGGCCGCTGGCCTGGCGCAGGTCCTTGATCTTGGCCGTGATCTCGTCGAGCGCGGTGTCCCAGCTGATGCGCTCGTACTTGCCGTTGACCAGCTTCATCGGGTAGCGCAGGCGGTATTCGCCGTGGCCGTGCTCGCGCAGCGCAGCGCCCTTGGCGCAATGCGCGCCGAGGTTGATGGGCGAATCGAACACCGCCTCCTGACGCACCCAGACGCCGTTCTCGACCACGGCGTCGGCCGCGCAGCCGACCGAGCAGTGCGAGCAGATCGTGCGCTTGACTTCGATCTTGCCCTTGCCGACGGCCGTCGGGCGGCTCGCGTCGGCAGCGTTCGCCTTGCGGATCAACGTGAGCTGCGTGGCGGCCAGGCCGACGCCCACGCCCAGGCCCGAGCGGCGCAGGAAGGCGCGGCGGTCCATGGTCGGCAGGGCGTTCGACAGGCCGCGGCGCAGGCTGTGGATAAAAGGAGATGCGCTCGCCGAGGTGGCGGAGGCCTGGCCGGCGCGCGCGGGGGCAGAATTCTTTTTGGTCAACAACATGGTGGTGCGCTCCTCAGGCCGACGTGCTCTTGTAGTAGCGCTTGACGTGTTCGCTGAGCGAGTAGCCGCCCCCGTTGTCGGGCGCTGGCGGCAGTGTCGGCGCGGCCTCGGCGGCCACGGGCGACGAGGCGATCTGCGGCAGGGTGGTCACCACGGCGGCGACCGCGCCCACGGTGGCGGCCCCTGCGAAAAATCGGCGGCGCGAGCCCGGCACGGGCTGCTTCGGTTGGCTGTCCTGCATCAAAACTCCAGGAGTGGCTGGCGAAAACCAGATATGAACTCAATTACATACGTCTGGATACTAGTCGAGACCCTGAAGCCCCCCAACCCCAGTGCGCCATTTCAGGCGTCGAGCATCTCGAAACCCTGGGCCTCGACCTCGACGAATGCCACTGTGAAACCGGCCAAAGCCGCGTAAAGACGGGCCTTCGGATGCTGCGCCACCGCGTCGCACATTGCAGGCAGCCAGGACTGCACATGCGTGGCAAAAAACGCACGCTGCCGGGTCAGATTTGCAACCGCGACATCGTCGCCGGCAATCAGGTAGCGCATCACCTCGAACAGGCAGGCGACGTGGTCCTCGGTTTCATAGATGCCCTCCTCGCGCGCCAGGCCCAGCGCGTCGAGGTCGGTGCGCAACTGCGCCACCGGCTTGTCGTTCAGGAAGCCGCTGAGGTAGTGCGATCCGAAGAGGTAAACCTCGGGCTTGCCCATGCCGCCGAAGAGCGCGTCGTACTCGGCGTGGGCCGCAGCAGCGTCCATGCCGCGCGACACGCCGACCAACGCGCGCCACGGCTCCTCGAGGAAGGCGCCCGACGCGGGGGCTTCCGTGACGGCGACCTGCAGCGCGTCGAGCAGCGCGGCATCGGGCGCGGCGTACCAGAGCCGTGCGAGCAGGCCGTAGAGCTCGGCGCGGGCGATTTCCTCGTCGAGGGCGGACGAAACGGGGGGCATGGCGTCGCTCATAGCGGGGTGATCTTCTGTTCGTTCGACGCGCTATAGAGGTCGATGACCCGGCAGTCGCTGCACATCTTCAGGCGCTCCAGCGCCTCGCCCTGGAACATCGCGTGGCCGGCCAGCTTGCCGAGCATCGCCTCGATGGCCTTCACGGTGCCGAAGGGCTTGCTGCAGCGGATGCAGGCCCATGGCTGGGCCTCGTTCAGCACCACGGGCTGGCGGCGCTCGGGCGCGGCGAGCAGGCGCGGGACGAGCTGGATCGCGTTCTCCGGGCAGGTGCTCTCGCACAGGCCGCACTGCACGCAGTTCTTCTCGACGAAGCGCAGCTGCGGCGCGTTCTGGTTGTCCTGCAGCGCGCTCGCGGGGCAGGCGCTGACGCAGGCCAGGCACAGGGTGCAGGTGGCCTTGTCGACGGTGATCGCGCCGAAGGGCGAGCCGGCCGGCAGCGGGATCGCGAGTGCGAGCGGGGCATCACTGCCGCGCGCCTGCAGCGCCGGGGCCGTGTCCATCAGATGGTCGAGCGTCATCTCCAGCGTGCTGCGCTTGTCGGCACTCACGGCGAAGCGGGCGGGCTGCGCCGGGACGTGCTGCCGCGTCTGGCCGAGCGCGGCCAGCGCGGCGTCGAGCGCGGCCGGCGTCCGCGCCTCGATCAACTGGAAGTGCGTGCCGGTGTAGCCCAGGCCGCGCAGCAGCGATTGCGCGATGTCCATCTGCTGCCGCAGCGCCGCGAGGTAGTCCGGCGCTTCCTCGCCGGTCGACAGCACCACCACCTGCGTGGCGCCGAAGGCGACCGCGCTCAGCCACAGGTCGATGCCGGTGCTGGCGGCGTGCCACAGCGCGACGGGGATCACCCGGGCCGGCACGCCGTTCGCGCGGCCGAGCTGCGCCTGCCGGCCGAGCTGCTCGACCAGCGCCTGGCCGGCCTCCTGGCTGTGCAGCAGCAGTGCGGGCTCGCGCCCGCCGGCCTTGGCGTAGGTGGCGAGCAGGGTGCGCAGCTTGAGGCCCTGGTCGGGCGCGCGCGGGTAGGTGTAGCCCAACGCGCCGGTCGGGCACACCGTGGTGCAGGCGCCGCAGCCCACGCACAGGTTGGGGTTGACGACGATGCGCTGGCGTTCCTTGTCGCTCGAGATCGCATGCGCCGAGCACACCTCGACGCAGGCGTTGCAGCCGATCTGCTCGTTGCGGCTGTGGGCGCAGAGCTTCTGCTTGTAGTCGAAGAACTTCGGCTTTTCGAACTCGCCCACCATCTCGCGCAGGCGCAGCAGTGTCTGCAGCGCCTCGGCCGTGCCGAGCCCGCCCGGCAGCCGGAAGTAGCCCTGCGGCGGCGCGTGCCAGTCGACCAGCGGCGCGGCGCCGAGGTCGAGCACCAGGTCGAAGGCGGCGTCGAGCGTTTCCGGTGCGCGGCCGAAGCGGATGGCGCCGGCCACCGTGCAGGCGCGCTCGCAGTCGCGGTGCGACGTGCACTTCGCCTCATCGATCTGGTAGTCGAGCCCGATGGCCTGTTCCGGGCAGGCGGTGACGCAGGCGTTGCAGCGGGTGCACAGGTCGAGGTCGATCGCGTTGCTGCGCGTCCATTGCAGCTTGAACGCGCCGAGCCAGCCGGAGAAGGCATCGACCCGCCCTGCAACGACTGGCCAGCGGCGTTCCTGCATGCCGCCGGCCGCGCCGGGGCCTTGCGAGAGGATGGTGACGTCCAGCGTGTCGGCCACCAGCGCAGCCGCCTGCTCGGCCTGGTCGAGCGGCCCGACGATCAGCAGCCGACCCTGGCTGGCGTAGCTCACGGTGGCGACCGGGTCGGGTTCGGGCAGCGCGGCCGCCGCCAGCAATGCCGCGATCTTCGGCATCGCCTGCTTCGCGTCGCGGCTCCAGCCGCCGGTCTCGCGGATGTTGACGAAGTGGATCGGCGAGGTGGCGTCGGGCGTCTGCTCGGCCAGTTCGCCGAAGAGGCGGCGTTCCTGGGTGCAGGCGACGATCACGTCGTCGCCCGACTGGATCGCGCGCTGGAAGGCGCTCGCCTCGCGGCGGCACAGCGCGGAATGGAGGGGCAGCGTTTCAGCCAGTGCGGCGCCGAGCGTCGTCGGCGCGAGCGGCATCGTCTGGTTGCAATCGCAGATCAGCGTTTGGGTCATCGGTCGGTTGGCTGGCAGGTTGCGCATCGGCAACCAGCGGGCTGGGGGAAGGCTCGGACTGTGCCACGGCGGGCGGGGCATCGTCCTGCGGGGTCTCTCCGGGCATGGGCGAGGCCGCCTCGTCTCGCGCCTCGGGGGCTTCGGGCTCCTCGTCGAACAGCTTCAAAAACTTCGCGCTCGCCATCTGGCGCAGCACGCTCTCGGGCAGCGGCGACGGGATCGAGTAGTCGTCGATGTAGATGTCCATCCGGTCCATCACGTTGAAGTGCGGATCGGCGAAGAGCTTCTTGAAGGCGGCGTTCTTGACCTCGGGCGCCACGCCCTTCGCCATGAAGGGCTTGAAGTCGGAGTCGATGGTGAGCGCGGTGGTGTCGGCCAGCGTGGGCGGTGGCGGTGCATCGGACGCGACCACCGGCGTCGCGGGCGAAGGCGCGTCGATCACCACGGTCGGTGGCGTCTCCGGCGGGACTTCGGCGGGCGCGACCACCGGCGCGGCGCTTTCGCGCGCCTGCTGCTTGCGGCGCGACCAGCGGTCGAAGAAGCCGTCAGACATCGCCCGCGCCCCGCCCGCGCTTCTTCTCGGTGGACACGCTCGCCACGTTGCCGAAACGGTCGACCAGCGGGCGGAAGCTCTCGGGCCGCTTGCGGCGCTTGGGCTCGATCACGTAGTGCTCGGCGGCGAAGGCGCGCACCCACTCGACGACCTCCGGCGGCGCGGGCACCTGTTCGACCGTCTCCTGCGCATCGAGCCAGCGGCCGGCTTCGTTGTAGCTCAGGCTCACGACCACGGGCAGCGGGATGGGCTCGTCGGCCAGGTGCGGCTCCTCCTCCATGCGCCACAGCACGAACCAGCACGGGGCCGGCGTGGTCACGTTGAGGTGGTAGCCCTCGGCATCGTCACGGAAGAGCTCGGCCTTGAAGCCGGGATGCAGCCAGCGCTGCGCGCCGTCGTGGTCGTGCAGCAGCCGGGGCGCAGTGCCGAAGGCGGGTTCGTCGGGCACCACGCTGTCGAGGATCCAGCGCCAGGGCTGCCAGTGGGCGGACGGGCCATGGACGCGCTCGCGCCGCATGACGACGGCCACGTCGAGCGCGGGGCGCGCGGCGGGCGAAGAAGATTCGGCGGTCGACATGAGCGGGACGATAGCCGATGTGTGAACGACTGCTCAAAGCCTGCACGCCATAGGGCCAAAGCGGCGAGATGGCGGGATTCCCCCGTTCTGTTCGAACTTTGGTTCTCGTTGCCCCGCGCCTACATTGATCGCACGGCGCCAGAGGCGGCGGGGCGGCGTCGCCGTCCTGCCGGGCGACCCCACCCCAGAAGACTCGAGGACCACCACATGCCGAAACTGATCGTCATCAACCAGCGAGGGCTGACCAAGCTGATTCCCCTGCACACCGGCCAGACCACCGTCGGGCGCGGCTCGCTCAACAGCATCGTGATCGATGCGGAAAGCGTCAGCCGCCACCATGCGGTGCTCTCGCGCGACGGCGGCACGGTGAAGCTGCACGACCTCGGCAGCCGCAACGGCACCTACGTGAACGACGTGCGGGTGCGGGTGCGGCGCCTGCGGCATGGCGACACCATCACCATGGGCGACTGCGTGCTGCGCTTTTTGAACGACAAGCCGATGCACGAGATGAGCGCCCCGCTCGACCTGGACTCCCTGACCGCCGAATTCCAGAGCGCCTACAGCGCCGCCCAGCCGGCACCGCCCGGCTGGGACGCGCACGCCTGACCCTCAGGCCGGCACGGCGCCGGCGGCGTAGAGCACCGCCCGCGGCGCCCGGCACAGCCCCCACAGGCGCAGGCCGGCCAGCTCGGCCACGTGCACGCCCATCGCGGTCGGCGCGGAGATCGTGGCCAGCGCGGCGATGCCCACCCGCGTGCACTTGCGCACCAGCTCGTGGCTGCCCCGGCTGGACAGCACGACGAAGCCCGGCTCGCCCAGCCGCGCCATGCGGGCCAGCGTGCCGATCAGCTTGTCGAGCGCGTTGTGGCGGCCGACGTCTTCCAGCACCGCGACCAGTTCGCCCTCCAGCGTCGCCCAGCCGGCCGCATGGATGGCGCCCGCCTCGGCGTTCAGGCGCTGCCAAGCCGGCAGCGCGTCGATGGCGCGCAGCACCGTCGGCAGGTCGACGCGTGCCACCCAGTCGTGGGGCGGCAGCGGCTCCGACTGCAGTTCCAGGCCGGCGAAGCTCTCGACCCCGCAGACCCCGCAGCCGGTGCGGCCGGCCAGGCTGCGGCGCCGGCCCTTGAGCCGCTCGAAGCTGCGGGTGGAGATCTCGAGCTGCACCTCGATCGCGTCGACGCCTGCCGGCAGGCCGGCTTCGGCGGCAGCGACCGTGTTCACCTCGATGCCACGACAGTCGGCCGCGGCATCGAGGATGCCTTCGCTCAGCGCGAAGCCGAGCGCGAAGGCCTCGACGTCTTGCGGCGTGGCCATCATCACCGCGTGCGAGATGCCGTTGAAGACCAGCGCCACCGGCACCTCGGCCGCCAGCACGTCGTGGCGGGCCGTGCCTTGCGCATCGGCCGTGCCGCCGAAGACCTGCACCGTGCGGTGCGACAGCGGCGGCAGCATGGGGCGTGTCTCGGCGTTCACGACGCCGCCTCCTGAGGCGGCAACGCGGCCACCACAGCCCGGCCCGGTGCCTCCAGGTGCACCACCCAGCGGTCGTCCAGCTGCACCACGCGCACCCAGCCCGGCCCGCGCACGCCCGCGAGCGTGGCGTCGCCCATCAGCGTCAGCTGGCGCATCAGCACGCTCGCGCCCTGCCCCAGCTGCTTGCCCAGCCGCGGCAGCGACACGCCACCTTCGCGGGGTGCGGCGGCCAGGGCCAGCAGAATGGCGCGGGATAGCGGGTCGAGTTCGGTGCCGGTGGTCATCCCCACACCTTAGCCGATGGCGTAGGCGCTCGCGTCGTGGTCGGCCTTGGCCGCAACCGGTGCCGTGTGCGGCGTGAGAATCACCGGGATCGACTTCGAGGCCGGCGTGCCGGCATTGAGCGCGACCGAATCCAGCGGCACCAGCGGATTCGTCTCGGGGTAGTAGGCCGCCAGGTTGCCGCGCGGGATGTCGTACGCCACCAGCTTGAAGCGGTCGGCACGACGCACCTGTGCACCGTCGCCCGCGTCGTCCCACACGGTCTGGATGTCGACCCAGTCGCCATCCTTCAGGCCCAGCGCGCGGATGTCGGCTTCGTGGATGAAGACCACGCGCCGTTGGCCGAACACGCCGCGGTAGCGGTCGTCGTGGCCGTAGATGGTGGTGTTGTACTGGTCGTGCGAGCGCGTGGTGAGCAGCGTGAAGACGACCGTGTCGCCCTTGGCGGCGAAGCGCGCGCGGGCGCGGTGCGAGGGCGTGTCGCGCGGCACGGCATGCGCCACGAAGTTCGCCTTCTTCGTCGGGGTGGTCCACACCCGCTCGCTCGCGGTGTTGCGCAGGCGGAAGCCGCCGGGCACGGCCACGCGCTCGTTGAAGTCCTTGAAGTCGGCGAACACCGCTTCGATCTTGTCGCGGATGCGGGCGTAGTCCTCGACCAGCCAGAGCCAGGGCGTGTTGCTGCTGTGGCCGATGGTGGCCGCCGCCAGCCGCGCCACGATGGCCGGCTCCGACAGCAGATGCTCCGACGCCGGCGGGTTGATGCCGGTGGAGATGTGCACCATGCTCATCGAGTCTTCCACCGTCACGCCCTGCGGGCCGCCGGCCTGGATGTCGATCTCGGTGCGGCCCAGGCACGGCAGGATC
The sequence above is drawn from the Variovorax sp. J2L1-78 genome and encodes:
- a CDS encoding formate dehydrogenase subunit alpha, which produces MLLTKKNSAPARAGQASATSASASPFIHSLRRGLSNALPTMDRRAFLRRSGLGVGVGLAATQLTLIRKANAADASRPTAVGKGKIEVKRTICSHCSVGCAADAVVENGVWVRQEAVFDSPINLGAHCAKGAALREHGHGEYRLRYPMKLVNGKYERISWDTALDEITAKIKDLRQASGPDSVYWIGSSKHSNEQAYLLRKFVSFFGSNNCDHQARICHSTTVAGVANTWGYGAMTNSYNDMRGAKVALYIGSNAAEAHPVSMLHLLHAKENGCKVIVVDPRYTRTAAKSDEYVRIRSGSDIAFLFGVLHHIFKNGWEDKKYLHDRVFGMEKVREEVMTKWTPDKVEEACGVKEAQVLKVATWLNENRPGTIVWCMGQTQHTIGNAIVRASCILQLALGNVGKSGGGTNIFRGHDNVQGATDVGPNPDSLPSYYGLVDGSWRHFANAWGVDYEWLKGRFASPAMMTKPGITLSRWIDGVLEKNELIDQDSNLRGVVYWGHSPNSQTRGLEMKKAMDKLDLLVVVDPYPSATAAMAAMPGAAGDLNPNRAVYLLPACTQFETSGSVTASNRSIQWREKVIEPLWESRSDHMIMQQFADRFGFGKELSKNFKMQKVHGMDEPVPEDILREINKSCWAAGYTGQSPERLQAHMRNMAAFDVRTLKVKGPVKDKVNGYDLSGDYFGLPWPCYGTPELKHPGSPNLYDTSKHVMDGGGNFRANFGVERDGQNLLAEDGSHSLGADITTGYPELDHLLLKKLGWWDELTEPEKKAAEGKNWKTDNSGGMIRVFMKNHGCHPFGNAKARAIVWNFPDPIPQHREPLYGNRPDLMAKYPTHDDKMAFWRLPTLYKSIQQKNIADKVADKFPLVLTSGRLVEYEGGGEETRSNPWLAELQQEMFIEINPKVAAEKGIVNGARAWVHTPTGAKLNVQAQVTERVGPDTVFMPFHFSGHWQGVDMLPYYPTGAHPVVRGEAINTGTTYGYDSVTMMQETKTTICNVEKA
- a CDS encoding formate dehydrogenase, whose product is MQDSQPKQPVPGSRRRFFAGAATVGAVAAVVTTLPQIASSPVAAEAAPTLPPAPDNGGGYSLSEHVKRYYKSTSA
- a CDS encoding TorD/DmsD family molecular chaperone produces the protein MPPVSSALDEEIARAELYGLLARLWYAAPDAALLDALQVAVTEAPASGAFLEEPWRALVGVSRGMDAAAAHAEYDALFGGMGKPEVYLFGSHYLSGFLNDKPVAQLRTDLDALGLAREEGIYETEDHVACLFEVMRYLIAGDDVAVANLTRQRAFFATHVQSWLPAMCDAVAQHPKARLYAALAGFTVAFVEVEAQGFEMLDA
- a CDS encoding 4Fe-4S dicluster domain-containing protein, producing the protein MTQTLICDCNQTMPLAPTTLGAALAETLPLHSALCRREASAFQRAIQSGDDVIVACTQERRLFGELAEQTPDATSPIHFVNIRETGGWSRDAKQAMPKIAALLAAAALPEPDPVATVSYASQGRLLIVGPLDQAEQAAALVADTLDVTILSQGPGAAGGMQERRWPVVAGRVDAFSGWLGAFKLQWTRSNAIDLDLCTRCNACVTACPEQAIGLDYQIDEAKCTSHRDCERACTVAGAIRFGRAPETLDAAFDLVLDLGAAPLVDWHAPPQGYFRLPGGLGTAEALQTLLRLREMVGEFEKPKFFDYKQKLCAHSRNEQIGCNACVEVCSAHAISSDKERQRIVVNPNLCVGCGACTTVCPTGALGYTYPRAPDQGLKLRTLLATYAKAGGREPALLLHSQEAGQALVEQLGRQAQLGRANGVPARVIPVALWHAASTGIDLWLSAVAFGATQVVVLSTGEEAPDYLAALRQQMDIAQSLLRGLGYTGTHFQLIEARTPAALDAALAALGQTRQHVPAQPARFAVSADKRSTLEMTLDHLMDTAPALQARGSDAPLALAIPLPAGSPFGAITVDKATCTLCLACVSACPASALQDNQNAPQLRFVEKNCVQCGLCESTCPENAIQLVPRLLAAPERRQPVVLNEAQPWACIRCSKPFGTVKAIEAMLGKLAGHAMFQGEALERLKMCSDCRVIDLYSASNEQKITPL
- a CDS encoding DUF3306 domain-containing protein — protein: MSDGFFDRWSRRKQQARESAAPVVAPAEVPPETPPTVVIDAPSPATPVVASDAPPPPTLADTTALTIDSDFKPFMAKGVAPEVKNAAFKKLFADPHFNVMDRMDIYIDDYSIPSPLPESVLRQMASAKFLKLFDEEPEAPEARDEAASPMPGETPQDDAPPAVAQSEPSPSPLVADAQPASQPTDDPNADLRLQPDDAARADDARRRTG
- a CDS encoding DUF3305 domain-containing protein, producing MSTAESSSPAARPALDVAVVMRRERVHGPSAHWQPWRWILDSVVPDEPAFGTAPRLLHDHDGAQRWLHPGFKAELFRDDAEGYHLNVTTPAPCWFVLWRMEEEPHLADEPIPLPVVVSLSYNEAGRWLDAQETVEQVPAPPEVVEWVRAFAAEHYVIEPKRRKRPESFRPLVDRFGNVASVSTEKKRGRGAGDV
- a CDS encoding FHA domain-containing protein, with amino-acid sequence MPKLIVINQRGLTKLIPLHTGQTTVGRGSLNSIVIDAESVSRHHAVLSRDGGTVKLHDLGSRNGTYVNDVRVRVRRLRHGDTITMGDCVLRFLNDKPMHEMSAPLDLDSLTAEFQSAYSAAQPAPPGWDAHA
- the fdhD gene encoding formate dehydrogenase accessory sulfurtransferase FdhD, with product MLPPLSHRTVQVFGGTADAQGTARHDVLAAEVPVALVFNGISHAVMMATPQDVEAFALGFALSEGILDAAADCRGIEVNTVAAAEAGLPAGVDAIEVQLEISTRSFERLKGRRRSLAGRTGCGVCGVESFAGLELQSEPLPPHDWVARVDLPTVLRAIDALPAWQRLNAEAGAIHAAGWATLEGELVAVLEDVGRHNALDKLIGTLARMARLGEPGFVVLSSRGSHELVRKCTRVGIAALATISAPTAMGVHVAELAGLRLWGLCRAPRAVLYAAGAVPA